From the genome of Candidatus Cloacimonas sp., one region includes:
- a CDS encoding 3-phosphoglycerate dehydrogenase: MPKVLIATEKPFSADAVQKIKAELEKAGYDYSFLENYTEKSELHNALTDAEAVIIRSDIIDEAAFNATPKLKIVVRAGAGYDNIDLNAATAHNVVVMNTPGQNSNAVAELAIGMMIYMARNKFNGKSGTELAEKTLTLYGFGWVARYVAKIAKGIGMDVYAYDPFIADEVMQKEGVKPLRTVADIFKLGDYISLHIPATNQTKKCINDSVLSLVKEDAVLVNTARKEIIDEDALLNTFAQKKKFRYVSDVAPDNSATLLEQYPERVFFTPKKMGAQTNEANSNAGIAAAKQIIAFFEKGDKTYKVN; this comes from the coding sequence ATGCCAAAAGTCCTGATTGCTACCGAAAAACCATTTTCTGCCGATGCAGTTCAAAAAATCAAGGCAGAGCTTGAAAAAGCCGGATATGATTATTCCTTTTTGGAAAATTATACCGAAAAAAGTGAACTGCATAATGCCTTAACTGATGCGGAAGCAGTAATTATCCGCAGCGATATTATTGATGAAGCAGCTTTTAACGCCACTCCAAAACTTAAAATTGTAGTTCGTGCCGGCGCCGGATATGACAATATTGATCTCAATGCCGCCACGGCACATAATGTTGTGGTAATGAACACTCCAGGCCAAAATTCCAACGCCGTTGCCGAATTGGCAATCGGAATGATGATTTATATGGCACGGAATAAATTCAATGGAAAATCCGGCACAGAACTGGCAGAAAAAACACTAACTCTATATGGTTTTGGTTGGGTTGCTCGTTATGTTGCCAAAATCGCCAAAGGAATCGGAATGGATGTTTATGCTTATGATCCTTTCATTGCCGATGAAGTTATGCAAAAAGAAGGTGTAAAACCCTTACGCACCGTAGCGGATATCTTCAAATTGGGCGATTATATTTCTCTGCATATACCCGCCACCAATCAAACCAAAAAGTGCATTAATGACAGCGTTCTTTCTCTGGTAAAAGAAGATGCCGTTTTAGTCAATACCGCGCGCAAGGAAATTATCGATGAAGATGCACTGTTAAATACCTTTGCCCAAAAGAAAAAATTCCGTTATGTGAGTGATGTTGCTCCCGATAACAGCGCTACATTGTTAGAACAGTATCCAGAAAGAGTTTTCTTCACTCCCAAGAAAATGGGCGCTCAAACTAACGAAGCAAATTCTAATGCCGGCATCGCTGCCGCCAAACAAATCATCGCTTTCTTTGAAAAAGGCGACAAGACCTATAAAGTAAATTAA